From the Cohaesibacter sp. ES.047 genome, the window TCGTGATGACCGACTGGGCATGACCTTTCGAGCGGCGGACGATCGCATGAATGCGTGCGACCAGTTCGTCCTTGTGGAACGGTTTGGTCATATAATCGTCTGCGCCGAAGCCCAAGCCCCGAACCTTGTCTTCGATGCCAGCAAGGCCGGACAGAATAAGAATCGGAGTTTTCACCTTTGACACGCGCAGGGTACGAAGCACTTCGTAGCCGCTCATGTCCGGAAGGTTCAAATCCAGAAGTATGATGTCATAATCGTACAACTTGCCGAGATCGACGCCTTCTTCGCCAAGATCAGTCGTGTAGACGTTGAAGCTTTCAGACTTCAGCATCAACTCGATGCTCTGTGCTGTGGCGCCGTCGTCTTCAATTAGCAAAACGCGCATGCCAATCCCCTTGGTTTGCCTTTCTGGGCACGAAGCAACCCGCCGTTCTGACGGTTGCTTAGGACCAAATTAATCCCAGTTAATAAGGCTATGACATAATGGTTAACAAAAACTGATTCCGCTGCCAAGCCTCACATTGCTACTTCACAGGAAAAAGTGTTATCTCATTGAATCCTAGGAAAAATTTTCCT encodes:
- the ctrA gene encoding response regulator transcription factor CtrA, with protein sequence MRVLLIEDDGATAQSIELMLKSESFNVYTTDLGEEGVDLGKLYDYDIILLDLNLPDMSGYEVLRTLRVSKVKTPILILSGLAGIEDKVRGLGFGADDYMTKPFHKDELVARIHAIVRRSKGHAQSVITTGELTVNLDTKTVEVQGQRVHLTGKEYQMLELLSLRKGTTLTKEMFLNHLYGGMDEPELKIIDVFICKLRKKLATATGGRNYIETVWGRGYVLREPDEESLRESA